Proteins from a genomic interval of Sphingobacterium sp. SYP-B4668:
- a CDS encoding MFS transporter, translating into MQAHEIPIFKSWVSEWVARSIIFAILMTCLFSFAFYSSPIAAMGFYGIQPTDVQYGMVVMYGSTVAFLALDIRIVKYFAARKYLLSALAINAFCSVICFHFKDWTLFVICQFLQGITCALMSGIVLQLIFPRLKSVRARVIAYSLLYGSIQIAMPFYSIYTSIVIYYFDFNWLFYGFIIILIILTFVVLLTMNSKARFSKKIPLYQVDWIGYLFYVSFILTLGYILVYGRQLGWLDSSWIRTLSLGNLVILPLFIIRALKLKRPLINLQIFKTKNFVIGLLLLFTFYIFKGSTGLAYGYLEVILGNDPLSTIPIWIAVIAGTALSMLVTSRFVLMGYNLIRMIIVGFGLMAIYYAYMILFASVQGETIDFILPMFIYGVSTGVLFVPIVSFTASSALPNIAVNASLVGILARFIGFTASLALNNELQLFAKSGVREKVRETITETNPQLAVTLLDIQNQYIHAGSDIYTSKTVSTDHFNRMIGHQILARATRDYYDWMLTGVTFVIVVLLLLPQIQHVVLRLRKGNIPY; encoded by the coding sequence ATGCAAGCACATGAAATACCAATTTTCAAATCCTGGGTATCTGAATGGGTGGCGAGATCCATCATATTTGCGATCCTCATGACATGTCTGTTTAGCTTCGCTTTCTACAGCAGTCCGATTGCAGCGATGGGCTTTTACGGTATACAGCCTACCGATGTACAATATGGAATGGTCGTTATGTATGGTTCAACGGTGGCTTTCTTGGCTCTTGATATTCGCATAGTAAAGTATTTTGCTGCAAGGAAATATTTATTGAGTGCTCTTGCCATAAATGCCTTCTGCTCGGTTATCTGTTTTCATTTCAAAGATTGGACATTGTTTGTTATTTGCCAATTTTTGCAAGGAATCACCTGTGCATTGATGTCAGGAATTGTGTTACAGCTTATTTTTCCTCGGTTAAAGTCCGTACGTGCCCGCGTGATTGCGTACAGTCTTCTTTACGGCAGTATACAAATCGCTATGCCATTCTACTCCATCTATACGAGTATAGTGATTTATTATTTTGATTTTAACTGGCTATTCTACGGATTTATTATCATACTCATCATCTTGACATTTGTTGTGTTACTGACGATGAACAGTAAAGCCCGATTTAGCAAAAAGATACCACTCTATCAGGTGGATTGGATAGGCTATCTGTTTTACGTATCGTTTATCTTAACATTAGGATACATTCTTGTATATGGAAGGCAATTGGGATGGTTGGATAGTTCGTGGATTCGTACACTTAGTTTAGGTAACCTCGTCATTCTTCCTCTTTTTATTATCAGAGCATTAAAACTTAAACGACCATTAATCAATTTACAGATTTTTAAAACAAAGAATTTCGTTATTGGGCTTTTGCTGCTTTTTACCTTTTATATTTTTAAAGGAAGTACCGGGCTTGCCTACGGCTATCTTGAAGTGATTTTAGGAAATGATCCACTGAGTACCATTCCGATATGGATTGCTGTAATTGCAGGAACTGCACTGAGTATGTTGGTTACTTCTCGATTTGTCTTGATGGGTTATAACCTGATAAGGATGATTATTGTTGGCTTTGGGCTGATGGCAATCTACTATGCCTATATGATACTATTTGCTTCTGTACAGGGAGAAACAATCGATTTCATCCTGCCTATGTTTATTTATGGTGTGTCAACAGGTGTGCTATTTGTTCCGATTGTTTCATTTACGGCTTCATCAGCACTTCCGAACATTGCGGTAAATGCTTCGCTTGTGGGCATATTAGCAAGGTTCATAGGTTTTACAGCAAGTCTAGCCCTAAATAACGAACTTCAATTATTTGCAAAATCGGGAGTTCGGGAAAAGGTTCGGGAGACGATCACAGAAACGAATCCGCAATTAGCCGTTACTTTACTGGATATCCAAAACCAATACATACATGCTGGCAGCGATATCTATACCTCAAAAACGGTATCGACTGACCATTTTAATCGAATGATAGGTCACCAAATATTGGCTCGTGCTACTAGAGACTACTATGATTGGATGTTAACAGGTGTAACGTTCGTAATTGTTGTTTTACTTCTCTTACCCCAAATTCAGCATGTTGTTTTGAGATTAAGGAAAGGTAATATTCCTTATTAA
- a CDS encoding HlyD family secretion protein, whose amino-acid sequence MLTKWSGIALLVGIIIWGTTHFLKGYHYEQTNDAQVDAYLSPINAKVGGYIRKIHYKDNQQVKKGDTLVVIELDEYGLKKDVASAELMSSEAKLPILAANEETQRRSIDVIKAQLAGAKARLDQQQKEFDRYRNLLTDESTTQQKFDNISASLSIAQSDYDQTKASWRVAESKLNDFRAQRNAIQAEIKIKETILERQELDIQYTVITAPFDGQIGKKTIQEGQLIQAGQTLAFLVNKAEEKWVMANFKETQIGNFKVGQEASIEVDAFPNEEFKGTIESLSPTTGSRYSLLPPDNATGNFVKITQRIPVRIKLTDRPEKLTKLSAGMNANVYVLKD is encoded by the coding sequence ATGCTTACCAAATGGTCTGGAATAGCCTTATTGGTTGGGATCATTATTTGGGGAACTACTCATTTCTTAAAAGGATATCACTATGAACAGACTAATGACGCTCAGGTAGATGCCTATTTGTCGCCCATAAACGCAAAAGTGGGTGGCTATATCCGTAAAATACATTACAAGGACAATCAACAGGTTAAAAAAGGCGATACGCTGGTGGTGATTGAATTGGACGAATACGGGCTAAAAAAAGATGTTGCGTCAGCAGAACTCATGAGCTCAGAGGCCAAATTACCAATCTTGGCTGCGAACGAAGAAACGCAACGTAGGAGTATTGACGTCATAAAGGCCCAACTGGCTGGTGCCAAGGCGAGATTAGATCAACAACAAAAAGAATTTGATCGTTATCGAAATCTACTGACGGATGAATCTACTACACAACAAAAATTCGACAACATCAGTGCTTCTTTGTCAATCGCACAATCGGATTATGATCAAACAAAAGCTTCTTGGCGAGTAGCGGAATCCAAATTAAATGATTTCAGGGCACAGCGGAATGCCATACAGGCAGAAATAAAGATTAAAGAAACGATTCTTGAAAGGCAGGAGCTGGATATTCAATACACGGTCATCACTGCACCTTTTGATGGACAAATTGGCAAAAAGACTATTCAGGAAGGGCAACTGATACAAGCTGGGCAAACATTGGCTTTTTTAGTGAATAAAGCCGAGGAAAAATGGGTGATGGCCAATTTTAAAGAAACACAGATTGGTAATTTCAAGGTCGGGCAAGAGGCATCTATTGAGGTCGATGCTTTTCCGAATGAAGAATTCAAGGGTACAATTGAATCCCTTTCGCCAACTACAGGTTCCCGCTATTCATTGCTCCCACCGGATAATGCTACAGGTAATTTTGTCAAAATCACTCAACGCATTCCTGTGAGAATTAAACTGACCGATAGGCCCGAAAAACTAACGAAGCTCTCTGCAGGGATGAATGCCAATGTTTACGTTTTAAAAGATTAA
- a CDS encoding TolC family protein: MKPYKIARICSVLLLSFTPRIYAQHIEKVHSLTLEEIWKVAEMNNRQLKLSALNLQQSKIEILEAKDRLLPELSLSGDAKLNSKFLIYDNGLFSSPQNVSVKGYGYGVGYNFNVNLFNGGKDKRNIVMKKEEEARKQYEVDLQKHSVKYNVAVAYFDLYKFRHFYDFLDAEIEAEKKQLTRIESLHKNGTVLKSDVLRTSVKLSQLELSLSDVEKKIEIAKQRLNILMGRENDAELAIKHEDRIELNAITAGDYNDYVDIAFNTSPEYKMVNSDIKWSELNVKQIKATLLPKVSLYSNYNYNYPQVSFYPYSNDLWGFGQTGIKVQFSVENLYKSKHSIAHAQVVSNQAKEKANVKRDEIFLQVKEAYLQQQQALESVKTAKQNIIKTTESVRVIRSSYLNQESLLTDLLEAENTLLEAKFNLTTAQTNVKLTYIRLLAIIGIL, encoded by the coding sequence ATGAAGCCATATAAAATAGCTCGAATTTGCAGCGTACTGTTGCTCTCATTTACACCGCGTATATACGCTCAGCATATCGAAAAAGTCCACTCATTAACTTTGGAAGAAATATGGAAGGTTGCCGAAATGAATAATCGACAACTGAAACTATCTGCGCTAAATCTTCAGCAAAGTAAGATAGAAATATTGGAGGCTAAAGATCGTTTGTTGCCAGAACTCTCGTTAAGCGGAGATGCGAAGCTCAATTCCAAATTTCTGATTTATGACAATGGATTATTCTCTTCTCCACAGAACGTATCCGTAAAAGGTTATGGGTACGGAGTAGGTTACAACTTTAACGTCAACCTCTTCAATGGTGGAAAGGATAAAAGGAATATCGTCATGAAAAAGGAAGAAGAGGCTCGAAAACAGTATGAAGTCGATCTACAAAAGCATAGCGTAAAATACAATGTTGCAGTTGCCTATTTTGATCTGTATAAGTTTCGGCACTTCTATGATTTTCTTGATGCAGAAATCGAAGCCGAAAAAAAACAGTTGACACGGATAGAGAGCTTGCATAAAAACGGTACTGTGCTAAAGAGTGATGTACTGAGAACCTCCGTAAAATTATCGCAACTGGAACTTAGCCTTTCGGATGTTGAAAAAAAGATTGAAATCGCTAAACAACGGCTCAATATACTGATGGGGCGTGAAAATGATGCTGAGCTGGCGATAAAACATGAAGATAGGATTGAACTGAACGCTATCACAGCAGGTGACTACAACGACTATGTAGACATCGCTTTTAACACATCGCCTGAGTACAAAATGGTCAATAGCGATATCAAATGGAGCGAATTGAATGTCAAACAGATAAAAGCTACCCTACTGCCGAAAGTCTCCTTGTACTCCAATTATAATTACAACTATCCACAGGTTTCGTTCTATCCGTATTCGAATGACTTATGGGGGTTTGGTCAGACAGGAATTAAAGTCCAGTTTTCTGTCGAGAATCTGTACAAGAGTAAACATTCGATTGCTCACGCACAAGTTGTCAGCAATCAGGCTAAAGAAAAAGCAAACGTTAAAAGGGATGAAATCTTTCTTCAGGTGAAAGAAGCTTATTTGCAGCAACAGCAGGCTTTGGAGAGCGTGAAAACTGCAAAACAAAATATCATTAAAACCACCGAAAGTGTCCGTGTTATCAGAAGTAGCTACTTAAATCAAGAGTCTCTTCTGACCGATCTGCTGGAAGCCGAAAATACTTTGCTGGAAGCAAAATTTAATCTGACAACGGCACAAACAAACGTAAAACTCACGTATATCAGACTATTGGCAATTATAGGAATTCTTTAA
- a CDS encoding helix-turn-helix transcriptional regulator: protein MFAIFGHMDALDQLINSVDQHPDSILVMRQQTEQRLPAHQHDKAQLLLVYGGIAYLQTDEKDFYIPSNHYIWIPQNYPHNLMFNTQDLYIINIYFPDESADDFYDELGIYPVSNLLAEMLSFSEKWQGDYYKGSWEFEFLSTLKSVLSKENLKKFSIQLPTTDDQRLNIIINNFRNRLNENLNLDTIAQQSGMSVRSLTRLFQAKLHITFVQYLKMLRIIRAMELIKDTDLNMTEIAYEIGYSNIAAFSNNFHQLTNMRPTEFKMK, encoded by the coding sequence ATGTTTGCTATATTTGGCCATATGGATGCTCTTGACCAATTGATAAATAGTGTTGATCAACATCCTGATTCCATCCTCGTGATGCGACAGCAGACGGAGCAACGTTTGCCTGCTCATCAACATGATAAGGCTCAGTTGTTATTGGTTTATGGCGGGATTGCTTACTTGCAAACAGACGAAAAAGATTTCTATATTCCGTCCAATCATTATATCTGGATACCCCAGAATTATCCTCACAATTTGATGTTTAATACACAGGATCTGTATATTATCAATATTTATTTTCCAGACGAAAGCGCCGATGATTTTTATGATGAATTGGGTATCTATCCCGTGAGTAATCTTCTGGCAGAAATGCTCTCATTTAGTGAAAAGTGGCAAGGTGATTATTACAAAGGTTCGTGGGAATTTGAATTTTTATCAACGCTTAAAAGCGTATTATCAAAAGAGAATCTCAAAAAGTTCTCCATCCAACTTCCTACAACAGATGATCAACGGCTCAATATCATTATCAATAATTTTAGGAATCGATTAAATGAAAATCTAAACTTAGATACTATTGCTCAGCAATCCGGAATGAGCGTGCGTAGTTTGACCAGGTTATTCCAAGCCAAGCTGCACATTACATTTGTTCAATACTTAAAAATGCTACGCATTATCCGTGCTATGGAACTAATAAAAGACACGGATTTGAATATGACAGAGATAGCTTATGAAATTGGGTATTCAAATATAGCTGCGTTTAGCAATAATTTTCATCAATTGACCAATATGAGACCTACGGAATTTAAAATGAAATAG